A region of uncultured Desulfobacter sp. DNA encodes the following proteins:
- a CDS encoding cytochrome c peroxidase, with translation MQKKLIAVIFLVTGLSVLMFFGMGGNLTSQAADNSTAKVQKADMTQEAAALRTIKAVPGTPDGVLLMQVQALFGKLPSTMPGSEKDTPSMIALGKKLYFEKNISINKTQSCNSCHPIDNKGAGADNLKTGKGAEGKFGDRNDPPTMNAGFQIAQFWDGRAATLENQAQGPPLNPIEMGMPNAEAVAERLKSIKNYPSDFKKAFPGEKDPVTFDNFSKAVAAFERTLITRGRLDRFMDGDKQALTGQEMEGMRTFINVGCVQCHSGPNLGGMTFQKMGVFHKYTNAEDTGRFKVTNLESDKYVFKVPMLRNVTLTAPYFHDGEAGSLAEAVDQMGYLQLDKKLNDAEINNTLRFLTTLADAERTTAPPIKVKASSTAWAAPVMKDLPLGDDGDLIRYGALLLTDTYSQLGAGVKDEKMRFSGNTLNCTSCHQDNGTKQFGLPWMGVSQMYPQYRGREDKVAGLEERINGCFERSMNGKAIAVDSREMKAMVAYINWLSKDLSKDVYGLATPKFEGPNRKADVKKGEEVYNRFCMSCHGENGNGYQSMSAGDSGSYVAPALWGENSYNNGAGMNRLLTNAAFVHSNMPLGTVWNHPAIINEDTYDVAAYLSSQERPQMGGLEKDYPKLEKKALDCPYPPYADDFSQQQHQYGPFQPIKKAQKNK, from the coding sequence ATGCAAAAGAAGCTGATAGCAGTTATTTTTTTGGTAACGGGGCTGAGCGTACTGATGTTTTTCGGTATGGGGGGGAATCTGACCTCACAGGCTGCTGACAATTCCACAGCAAAGGTACAAAAAGCGGACATGACCCAGGAAGCTGCGGCATTGCGCACAATTAAAGCGGTTCCAGGCACCCCGGATGGAGTGCTGCTGATGCAGGTGCAGGCGCTTTTCGGCAAACTTCCCTCGACCATGCCCGGCAGTGAGAAAGACACTCCCTCCATGATTGCATTGGGGAAAAAACTCTATTTTGAGAAAAACATTTCGATTAACAAAACCCAATCCTGCAACTCCTGCCATCCTATTGACAACAAAGGTGCAGGCGCTGACAATCTCAAGACAGGCAAAGGCGCGGAAGGAAAATTCGGCGACCGCAACGATCCACCAACCATGAATGCCGGTTTTCAGATTGCTCAGTTCTGGGACGGCCGCGCGGCCACTCTGGAAAATCAGGCCCAAGGTCCCCCACTCAATCCTATTGAAATGGGTATGCCCAATGCCGAAGCTGTGGCCGAACGGCTGAAAAGCATAAAAAATTACCCCTCTGATTTCAAAAAAGCTTTTCCTGGCGAGAAAGACCCCGTGACTTTCGACAACTTTTCCAAGGCGGTTGCCGCCTTTGAACGAACACTGATTACCCGTGGCAGATTGGATCGTTTCATGGACGGGGACAAACAGGCCCTCACCGGGCAGGAAATGGAAGGGATGCGCACCTTTATCAATGTCGGCTGTGTGCAGTGCCACAGCGGCCCCAACCTGGGTGGGATGACCTTCCAGAAAATGGGCGTGTTCCATAAATACACCAACGCCGAGGATACTGGACGATTTAAGGTCACCAACCTGGAAAGTGATAAATATGTCTTCAAGGTTCCCATGTTGCGCAATGTTACCCTTACCGCCCCCTATTTCCATGACGGCGAGGCAGGCAGTCTGGCAGAGGCAGTGGATCAGATGGGATACCTGCAGTTGGATAAGAAACTGAATGACGCAGAAATCAACAATACTCTCAGATTTTTGACCACCCTGGCCGATGCGGAGCGTACCACCGCGCCGCCAATAAAGGTAAAAGCATCTTCTACTGCCTGGGCAGCACCGGTAATGAAGGATCTTCCCTTGGGAGACGACGGTGATCTCATCCGTTACGGTGCATTGCTTTTGACCGATACATATTCGCAGCTCGGCGCTGGCGTAAAGGATGAAAAAATGCGTTTTTCGGGAAATACCCTGAACTGCACGAGTTGCCACCAGGATAACGGCACCAAGCAGTTCGGCCTCCCCTGGATGGGGGTTAGCCAGATGTACCCTCAATACCGAGGCCGCGAAGACAAGGTGGCGGGGCTTGAGGAGCGGATTAACGGTTGTTTCGAGCGCAGCATGAACGGCAAGGCGATAGCGGTCGACAGCAGGGAGATGAAGGCAATGGTCGCCTATATAAACTGGTTGTCAAAAGATCTGTCCAAGGATGTTTATGGCCTGGCAACACCCAAATTCGAAGGTCCAAACCGCAAGGCCGATGTGAAAAAAGGCGAAGAGGTGTACAATCGGTTCTGCATGTCATGCCATGGCGAAAACGGGAACGGTTATCAGTCAATGTCGGCCGGAGATTCGGGCAGCTATGTCGCTCCGGCGTTGTGGGGAGAGAACAGCTATAACAACGGCGCGGGAATGAACCGGTTGCTGACCAACGCCGCGTTTGTTCACAGCAACATGCCACTGGGAACGGTGTGGAACCATCCGGCAATCATCAATGAAGACACCTACGATGTCGCCGCCTATCTCAGTTCCCAGGAGCGTCCGCAGATGGGCGGACTGGAGAAGGACTATCCGAAACTGGAGAAAAAAGCGCTGGACTGCCCGTATCCACCCTATGCTGATGATTTTTCACAGCAACAGCATCAGTACGGCCCATTTCAGCCAATAAAAAAGGCGCAGAAAAATAAATAA
- a CDS encoding GTP pyrophosphokinase: MRKKQRDDLLISFFKQKEKYKKLAEYVVRLLSDDPSAPKESIHTILYRIKDASRLIEKIDQENLSPESDLAPITHKNFKERIGDIIGIRIVCLRLSDIVNVEAYLEYLVEEKILTFLQQPDYKRTFVLPIDPGKAVPKDISLQYSGYSSIHYQVKLGENSDVGQAFKSIQIELQLRTILEEAWGEIDHKYRYRYSRIGDTLPGHIHTGFYNLSAYLQAAAMQAEQLCRDVEAYSLTRPLKSKGNIKISIPPESEEKETINGLDDPLQVPPALKSVLEETFGFKTTTRTLAYIMRRLKKLGFSQRSKSFFQKIFKKRRLNEFRSIYQEVLNQDPFKDGTNRNIDLINAVNFALFDEIEGAMVAKEGLRSTLKWRKDRLSI; the protein is encoded by the coding sequence TTGAGGAAAAAACAAAGGGACGATTTACTGATCTCTTTTTTCAAGCAAAAAGAGAAGTACAAAAAACTTGCCGAGTATGTTGTCCGACTGCTAAGTGATGATCCTTCCGCCCCAAAGGAGAGCATTCATACCATCTTATACAGGATCAAAGATGCATCAAGACTTATAGAAAAAATCGACCAGGAAAATCTCAGCCCGGAATCTGATCTGGCGCCGATCACACATAAAAATTTCAAGGAAAGGATTGGCGATATCATTGGTATCCGGATTGTTTGCCTCCGCCTTTCAGACATTGTGAACGTCGAGGCGTATCTTGAATATTTAGTGGAAGAAAAAATATTAACGTTCCTGCAACAACCCGATTATAAAAGAACATTCGTTTTGCCGATAGATCCTGGCAAGGCTGTTCCAAAGGATATCAGTCTCCAATATAGCGGCTACTCTTCAATTCACTACCAGGTTAAACTGGGTGAGAATTCAGATGTAGGTCAAGCGTTTAAAAGCATTCAGATTGAATTGCAATTACGGACCATTCTTGAGGAGGCCTGGGGAGAAATTGACCATAAATACAGATACCGTTACAGTCGAATCGGAGATACGCTTCCAGGACATATCCACACAGGTTTCTATAATCTGAGCGCCTATCTGCAGGCCGCCGCAATGCAGGCCGAGCAATTGTGCCGGGACGTCGAGGCGTATAGCTTGACAAGGCCTCTGAAATCCAAAGGAAATATAAAGATTTCGATTCCACCAGAATCGGAGGAAAAAGAAACGATTAATGGCCTTGATGACCCATTGCAGGTGCCCCCGGCCCTTAAATCGGTATTGGAAGAAACATTCGGGTTTAAAACAACAACGAGAACCCTTGCGTACATCATGAGGCGGCTCAAAAAATTAGGTTTCTCCCAGCGCTCTAAAAGCTTTTTTCAGAAAATATTCAAAAAGCGCAGGCTGAATGAATTCCGATCTATTTACCAGGAAGTTCTAAACCAAGATCCATTCAAGGACGGTACGAATAGAAATATTGATCTCATAAATGCCGTGAATTTTGCACTTTTCGACGAAATCGAAGGCGCAATGGTCGCAAAGGAAGGATTGAGATCCACTCTAAAATGGAGAAAAGATCGTTTGTCTATTTAA